One region of Phragmites australis chromosome 18, lpPhrAust1.1, whole genome shotgun sequence genomic DNA includes:
- the LOC133898775 gene encoding DEAD-box ATP-dependent RNA helicase 42-like, giving the protein MGSGDDERSSKHQHRDKDKDRDRSSSRHHRDKDRERSSRHHRDDTDGDRDREREHRHREKERDREERKAREREERGREKEKEREKERAREEREREKEREKERAREEREREKEREKERAREEREREKEKERARRREERDRERSRRREADEEEDEDRDRKRRRRSSHHHHRDAEPEEPAPREEVDDEEAERRRQRKKEEDMEAEQQRLDDEMERRRRRVKEWQEKRREQQQDGIAASSSGATGAAAEADGGHKAGKKWTLDGEESDEEGDKEDGNKSEENGGAGDMDVDLPNGASDANISAGMEEDEIDPLDAFMNSMVLPEVAKLESTVAAMDSVPAASTDEKNNKSAKDVTSNGDKKGPKRAMGRIMQGDDSDSDYNDADDEAGVEDEDDEEFMKRVKKTKAEKLAIVDHSKIDYQPFRKNFYIEVKDITKMTSEEVVAYRKELELKVHGKDVPKPIKTWVQSGLTSKLLDTIKKLGFEKPMPIQTQALPIIMSGRDCIGIAKTGSGKTLAFVLPMLRHVKDQPPVVPGDGPIGLIMAPTRELVVQIHSDVKKFSKVLGINCVAIYGGSGVAQQISELKRGAEIVVCTPGRMIDILCTSSGKITNLRRVTFLVMDEADRMFDMGFEPQITRIVQNTRPDRQTVLFSATFPRQVEVLARKVLIKPVEIQVGGRSVVNKDIAQLVEVRPESERFFRLLELLGEWFVKGKILVFVHSQDKCDSLLKDLFQHGYPCLSLHGGKDQTDRESTIADFKSNVCSLLIATSVAARGLDVKELELVVNYDVPNHYEDYVHRVGRTGRAGRKGCAVTFISEEEERYTPDLVKALELSEQAVPEDLKSLADRFMAKVKQGTEQAHGTGYGGSGFKFNEEEDEARKTAKKAQAREYGYEEDKSDSDSDEEGGVRKAGGDLAAQAIANAQAAAALVANKAANNANQQITGTAPGPLLPILVASNQQNDEATARALQAAMNLQRNLAKIHANAVPEHYEAELEINDFPQNARWKITHKETLAPIQEFTGAAITTRGTYIPQGKIVGANERKLYLFIEGPTEGSVKKAKAELKRVLEDCANQALNLPGSAQTGKYSVI; this is encoded by the coding sequence atgggctCCGGTGACGACGAGCGCTCCTCCAAGCACCAACACCGTGACAAGGACAAGGATCGGGaccgctcctcctcccgccaCCACCGCGACAAGGACCGCGAGCGCTCGTCCCGCCACCACCGGGATGACACGGACGGCGACCGGGACAGGGAGCGGGAGCACCGCCACAGGGAGAAGGAGCGGGATCGCGAGGAGCGGaaggcgcgggagcgggaggagcgggggagggagaaggagaaggagagggagaaggagagggcgagggaggagcgggagcgggagaaggagagggagaaggagagggcgagggaggagcgggagcgggagaaggagagggagaaggagagggcgagggaggagcgggagcgggagaaggagaaggagcgggcgcggcggcgcgaGGAGCGGGACAGGGAGAGATcgaggcggcgggaggcggacgaggaagaggacgaggacCGGGACCGCAAGCGCCGCCGCCGGTCctcgcaccaccaccaccgcgacGCGGAGCCGGAGGAACCCGCGCCCAGGGAGGAGGTGGACGATGAGGAggcggagcggcggcggcagcggaagaaggaggaggacatGGAGGCCGAGCAGCAGCGGCTCGACGACGAGAtggagcgccgccgccgccgcgtcaagGAGTGGCAGGAGAAGCGCCGCGAGCAGCAGCAGGACGGCATCGCTGCCAGTTCTTCTGGTGCTACTGGTGCGGCGGCTGAGGCTGACGGTGGCCACAAGGCAGGGAAGAAGTGGACCTTGGATGGCGAGGAGTCTGACGAGGAGGGGGATAAGGAGGATGGCAATAAGTCGGAGGAGAATGGTGGCGCTGGTGACATGGATGTTGATCTGCCAAATGGGGCTAGTGATGCCAACATCAGTGCTGGTATGGAGGAGGACGAGATTGATCCGCTTGATGCGTTCATGAACTCCATGGTGCTACCAGAAGTTGCGAAGCTGGAGAGTACTGTGGCAGCAATGGATAGTGTGCCTGCTGCTAGTACTGATGAGAAGAACAATAAGAGCGCAAAGGATGTCACGAGTAATGGGGATAAGAAAGGGCCAAAGAGGGCGATGGGGAGAATTATGCAAGGGGATGACTCAGATTCGGATTACAACGATGCTGATGATGAGGCTGGAGtcgaggatgaagatgatgaggagttCATGAAGCGTGTCAAGAAGACAAAGGCTGAGAAGCTGGCTATTGTCGATCATTCCAAGATTGACTACCAGCCGTTCCGGAAGAATTTCTACATTGAGGTGAAGGACATTACAAAGATGACATCGGAGGAAGTGGTAGCCTACAGGAAGGAGCTGGAGCTCAAGGTGCATGGGAAAGACGTGCCGAAGCCAATTAAGACATGGGTACAGAGTGGGCTGAcaagcaagctccttgacactATCAAGAAGCTTGGTTTTGAGAAACCGATGCCTATACAGACACAAGCATTGCCAATCATAATGAGTGGACGTGATTGTATAGGAATTGCAAAGACTGGATCTGGCAAGACTCTAGCGTTTGTCCTTCCGATGCTGAGACACGTCAAAGACCAGCCACCTGTTGTTCCTGGAGATGGCCCTATTGGGCTCATTATGGCTCCTACCAGAGAGCTTGTGGTGCAGATACATTCAGATGTGAAGAAGTTCTCTAAGGTGCTTGGCATCAATTGTGTTGCTATTTACGGAGGTTCTGGTGTTGCCCAGCAGATTAGTGAACTGAAGAGGGGTGCTGAAATTGTCGTTTGTACACCAGGCAGGATGATCGATATCCTTTGCACTAGCAGTGGGAAGATTACTAACCTTCGGAGAGTGACGTTCTTGGTGATGGATGAAGCTGATAGGATGTTTGACATGGGTTTTGAGCCTCAGATTACCCGGATAGTTCAGAACACCCGGCCAGATAGGCAGACTGTACTTTTCTCTGCCACTTTTCCACGGCAGGTGGAGGTACTGGCGCGTAAAGTGCTCATTAAGCCTGTCGAGATTCAGGTAGGTGGAAGGAGTGTCGTGAACAAAGATATCGCACAACTGGTTGAGGTGCGACCAGAAAGTGAGAGGTTCTTCAGACTATTAGAGTTGCTCGGTGAGTGGTTTGTTAAGGGGAAAATCCTTGTTTTTGTCCACTCACAAGATAAGTGTGATTCGCTACTCAAAGACTTGTTCCAGCATGGATATCCATGCCTATCGCTACATGGTGGTAAAGATCAGACTGACCGTGAATCAACCATTGCTGATTTCAAGAGCAATGTCTGCAGCTTGCTGATCGCTACTAGCGTTGCTGCTAGGGGTTTAGATGTTAAAGAACTCGAGCTGGTTGTCAATTATGATGTCCCGAACCATTATGAGGACTATGTTCATCGTGTTGGGCGAACGGGCCGTGCTGGTAGAAAGGGATGTGCTGTGACTTTTATTTCTGAGGAAGAGGAGCGGTATACACCGGACCTTGTTAAGGCTCTGGAGCTCTCTGAACAGGCTGTTCCAGAGGACCTGAAATCCCTTGCTGATAGGTTTATGGCGAAGGTGAAGCAGGGAACAGAGCAGGCCCATGGTACAGGTTATGGTGGAAGTGGTTTCAAGTTCAACGAGGAAGAGGATGAAGCACGAAAGACCGCAAAAAAGGCTCAGGCAAGGGAATATGGATATGAGGAGGACAAGTCAGATTCAGATTCTGATGAGGAAGGAGGGGTACGTAAGGCTGGAGGTGACCTTGCAGCTCAAGCTATTGCTAATGCTCAAGCAGCTGCTGCTTTGGTTGCAAACAAGGCTGCTAATAATGCTAACCAGCAAATAACTGGAActgcacctggccccttgcttCCTATACTAGTTGCATCTAACCAACAAAATGACGAGGCCACAGCTCGTGCACTTCAGGCTGCAATGAACTTACAACGAAATCTGGCGAAGATACATGCCAATGCAGTTCCAGAACACTATGAGGCTGAACTTGAGATTAATGATTTCCCACAAAATGCTCGCTGGAAGATCACTCACAAAGAGACATTGGCTCCTATTCAGGAATTTACTGGAGCTGCTATCACTACAAGAGGAACATATATTCCTCAAGGAAAAATTGTTGGTGCGAATGAACGCAAGCTGTACCTGTTTATTGAGGGTCCCACAGAGGGTTCTGTGAAGAAAGCGAAAGCAGAATTGAAACGCGTCCTTGAGGATTGTGCTAACCAGGCTCTGAATCTTCCTGGATCTGCTCAAACCGGAAAATACTCTGTTATTTGA
- the LOC133898776 gene encoding zinc finger CCCH domain-containing protein 56-like: MDYTNAIHIIPDAAGPDAWANAAAPPSGGDAGIWATEDDYRQWSADPGSGGAGYGDRNPSSRAGSEQPPPGKKPRGGSSGGGDGGGGSTSKSRAIGKMFFKTKLCCKFRAGTCPYVTNCNFAHGMEELRKPPPNWQEIVAAHEEAAEQREEHQIPIMTSASVVSGDGGGAQGGRAYKGRHCKKFYTEEGCPYGDACTFLHDEQSKARESVAISLSPSVGGGGGYNAASANGASVQKPSNWKTRICNKWEMTGYCPFGSKCHFAHGAAELHKYGGGLVDLDSRDAASTPDSKQVGGSAKAPAESAAASTAIPPHTDVYHLGNQLQRSTLVSQRSGQVQRPIQKWKGPDKISRIYGDWIDENE, translated from the exons ATGGACTACACCAACGCGATCCACATCATACCGGACGCCGCCGGCCCCGACGCCTGGGCCAACGCGGCGGCGCCTCCCTCCGGCGGGGACGCCGGCATCTGGGCCACCGAGGACGACTACCGCCAGTGGAGCGCCGACCCGGGGTCCGGCGGGGCCGGCTACGGCGACCGGAACCCCTCCTCGAGGGCAGGTAGCGAGCAGCCACCGCCGGGCAAGAAGCCACGCGGGGGCTcgtcgggcggcggcgacggtggcgggGGCAGCACGAGCAAGTCGCGCGCCATCGGCAAGATGTTCTTCAAGACCAAGCTCTGCTGCAAGTTCCGCGCCGGGACCTGCCCTTACGTCACCAACTGCAACTTCGCGCATGGAATGGAGGAGCTCCGCAAGCCGCCGCCCAACTGGCAGGAGATCGTGGCCGCGCACGAGGAGGCCGCGGAGCAGCGGGAGGAGCACCAGATCCCCATCATGACCTCCGCCAGCGTGGTCTCCGGGGACGGCGGCGGTGCGCAGGGGGGGAGGGCGTACAAGGGCCGGCACTGCAAGAAGTTCTACACCGAGGAAGGGTGCCCCTACGGTGACGCTTGCACCTTCCTGCACGATGAGCAGTCCAAGGCACGGGAGAGCGTGGCGATCAGTCTCTCACCATcagtcggcggcggcggaggttaCAACGCCGCCTCCGCCAACGGGGCTTCAGTGCAGAAGCCGTCCAACTGGAAAACGAGGATCTGCAACAAGTGGGAGATGACTGGATACTGCCCGTTTGGGAGCAAGTGCCATTTCGCTCATGGAGCTGCTG AACTCCACAAGTATGGTGGCGGACTTGTCGACTTGGACAGCAGGGATGCTGCATCAACTCCTGACTCGAAGCAAGTTGGTGGTTCTGCAAAAGCTCCTGCGGAGTCTGCTGCTGCATCCACCGCGATACCCCCTCACACAGACGTGTACCATCTAGGCAACCAATTGCAGCGTTCGACCCTTGTCAGCCAGAGGTCTGGGCAAGTGCAAAGGCCTATTCAGAAATGGAAGGGGCCTGACAAGATCAGCAGGATCTATGGTGATTGGATAGACGAAAATGAGTAG